The genomic interval TCGGCCTCGGCATGGCGAAAGTGTTCGCCGGCGCCGGGATGAAGGTGGTGATCGCCGACATCCGCCAGGATCATCTCGACCGGGCGATGGCGCAGTTCGACAACACCAATCTGCGCGTCCATCCCATCCGGCTCGACGTGACCGACCGCGCCGCGATGGCGGCGGCCGCCGACGAGGCCGAACGCGTCTTCGGAAACCTCCATGTCGTCTGCAACAATGCCGGCATCAATCTGTTCGCGCCGATGGACGAATGCACCTATGACGACTGGGATTGGGTGATGGGCGTCAATCTCGGCGGCGTGATCAACGGCGTGCGCACCTTCGTGCCGCGCATCAAGAAGCACGGCGAGGGCGGCCAGGTGGTCAACACCGCCTCGATGGCGTCGTTCATCACCGGTCCCGCCGCGGGCATCTATACCGCGTCGAAATTCGCGGTGCGGGGCTTGAGCGAAAGCCTGCGCTGGAGTCTCGCGCCCCACAATATCGGCGTGTCGGTCCTGTGCCCGGGCCTCGTCGACACCGCGATCCATGAGAGCGACAAGGTGCGGCCCGAGAGCCTGTCGCGGAACAAGGGTCCGATCGACGAGGAATTCATGAGCCTTCTTCCCGACATCAACAAGGCCGGGATGAATCCGGTCGAGGTCGGCGAGAAGGTGCTGGCCGGAATCCGGCGCAACGACCTCCACATCTTCCCGCATCCCGAATTCCGGGACGAATTGCGCGAAATCTTCAACGACATCCTGTCGGAGCTGCCGGAAGGGCCGGTCGATCCCAAGCGGCTCGCCATCGAGGAATTTCGTCGTGAGACCGTAGCCAAAGCCAAGCTCCACTGATCGGACGGCGATGTCCCTAGCGATCGATGCGCCGCAGCAGGCCCAGAAGATCGGCGATGTCGTCCTTGCCGACGTTGT from Rhizomicrobium sp. carries:
- a CDS encoding SDR family NAD(P)-dependent oxidoreductase, with protein sequence MRDIEGKTAFITGGASGIGLGMAKVFAGAGMKVVIADIRQDHLDRAMAQFDNTNLRVHPIRLDVTDRAAMAAAADEAERVFGNLHVVCNNAGINLFAPMDECTYDDWDWVMGVNLGGVINGVRTFVPRIKKHGEGGQVVNTASMASFITGPAAGIYTASKFAVRGLSESLRWSLAPHNIGVSVLCPGLVDTAIHESDKVRPESLSRNKGPIDEEFMSLLPDINKAGMNPVEVGEKVLAGIRRNDLHIFPHPEFRDELREIFNDILSELPEGPVDPKRLAIEEFRRETVAKAKLH